From a single Staphylococcus epidermidis genomic region:
- a CDS encoding HAD family hydrolase — protein sequence MNFDSYIFDFDGTLIDTTTCHVKATQSAFKRLNLDEPTEQAILHTYHLNLYNNFKALASHELSFYQIEKLIDEYNHCFSNDEIHQSKEYTGISEALKFLHNQKKKIFVVSNKEILTTQKYLDYLGLSRFITDSLGVCIKNEDKLLCETIQNLIQKHHLMIGKTVYIGDTAQNIKSANQAHVQTCAVTWGAQSAHELLHENPHYIVNDPEEFLTIL from the coding sequence ATGAATTTTGATAGTTATATTTTTGATTTTGATGGAACGCTAATTGATACAACAACATGTCACGTCAAAGCTACGCAAAGCGCTTTTAAAAGATTAAATTTAGATGAACCTACAGAACAAGCTATTTTACATACATATCATTTAAATTTATATAACAATTTTAAAGCGCTAGCTTCACATGAACTGTCTTTTTATCAAATAGAAAAATTAATAGATGAATACAATCATTGTTTTAGCAACGATGAAATACATCAATCAAAAGAATATACCGGAATAAGTGAAGCATTAAAATTTTTACATAACCAAAAGAAAAAAATATTTGTAGTGTCTAATAAAGAAATACTAACAACTCAAAAGTATTTAGATTATCTCGGATTAAGCCGTTTTATAACTGATTCATTAGGTGTCTGTATTAAAAATGAAGACAAACTTCTTTGTGAAACGATTCAAAATTTGATACAGAAACATCATTTAATGATAGGTAAAACCGTGTATATAGGGGACACAGCACAGAATATCAAGAGTGCGAATCAAGCTCATGTGCAAACATGCGCTGTCACATGGGGAGCACAATCTGCACACGAATTGTTGCATGAAAATCCTCATTATATTGTTAATGATCCAGAAGAATTTTTAACAATTTTATAA
- the hxlB gene encoding 6-phospho-3-hexuloisomerase — MSEFNNYRLILEELDSTLSQVDNTEYERFANDVIGADRIFTAGKGRSGFVANSFAMRLNQLGKNAYVVGESTTPSIKEHDLFIIISGSGSTEHLRLLAEKAQSEGAKIVLLTTNAESPIGNLAETVVELPAGTKHDVEGSKQPLGSLFEQASLIFLDSVVLPLMDAFHISEKTMQENHANLE, encoded by the coding sequence ATGAGTGAATTTAATAATTATCGTCTTATTCTTGAAGAGTTAGATTCTACTTTATCTCAAGTAGATAATACAGAGTATGAACGTTTTGCTAATGATGTTATAGGTGCAGATCGCATATTTACAGCTGGTAAAGGTCGTTCAGGTTTTGTTGCTAATAGTTTTGCAATGCGCTTAAATCAATTAGGTAAAAATGCCTACGTTGTAGGTGAGTCAACAACACCTTCAATTAAAGAACATGATTTGTTTATTATTATTTCAGGTTCAGGTTCTACAGAACATTTAAGATTATTAGCTGAAAAAGCACAATCTGAGGGTGCAAAAATTGTCTTATTAACTACAAATGCGGAATCGCCAATCGGTAATCTTGCAGAGACGGTTGTTGAATTGCCTGCAGGTACTAAACATGATGTTGAGGGTTCGAAACAACCACTTGGTAGTTTATTTGAACAGGCTTCACTTATATTCTTAGATAGTGTTGTATTACCTTTAATGGATGCATTTCACATTAGTGAAAAAACAATGCAAGAGAATCATGCTAATTTAGAATAA
- the hxlA gene encoding 3-hexulose-6-phosphate synthase, which yields MELQLAIDLLNKEEAAKLAQKVEEYVDIVEIGTPIVINEGLPAVQHLNENINNAKVLADLKIMDAADYEVSQAVKYGADIVTILGVAEDASIKAAVEEAHKHGKALLVDMIAVQNLEQRAKELDEMGADYIAVHTGYDLQAEGKSPLDSLRTVKSVIKNSKVAVAGGIKPDTIKDIVAEDPDLVIVGGGIANADDPVEAAKQCRAAIEGK from the coding sequence TTGGAACTACAATTAGCCATTGATTTATTAAATAAAGAAGAAGCAGCAAAATTAGCTCAAAAAGTTGAAGAATATGTAGATATTGTTGAAATTGGTACGCCAATTGTAATTAATGAAGGGTTACCTGCAGTTCAACATTTAAATGAAAATATTAATAATGCTAAAGTATTAGCTGACTTGAAAATTATGGATGCAGCAGATTACGAAGTGAGCCAAGCAGTAAAATATGGTGCAGATATTGTTACAATTTTAGGTGTTGCTGAAGATGCTTCAATTAAAGCAGCAGTTGAAGAAGCGCATAAACATGGAAAAGCATTGCTTGTTGATATGATAGCAGTGCAAAACTTAGAACAACGTGCTAAAGAACTAGATGAGATGGGTGCAGACTATATCGCAGTTCATACAGGTTACGACTTACAAGCTGAAGGAAAATCTCCATTAGACAGCTTGCGTACAGTTAAATCTGTTATCAAAAACTCTAAGGTTGCAGTAGCAGGTGGTATTAAACCAGATACTATCAAAGATATTGTTGCTGAAGATCCAGATTTAGTTATTGTTGGTGGCGGTATTGCGAATGCTGACGATCCTGTAGAAGCAGCAAAACAATGTAGAGCAGCTATTGAAGGTAAATAA
- the nagB gene encoding glucosamine-6-phosphate deaminase, with protein sequence MKIINLDSKNLASFYVACELFKQIQQHPHAKLGLATGGTMTDVYHYLVNLLIKNKVDVSQVETFNLDEYVGLKASHQQSYHTYMNKVLFEQYPHFVKNHIHIPDGLSENLEAEAERYNNLLDERGPIDIQILGIGENGHIGFNEPGTDFNSETHVVNLTESTIKANSRFFDNEKDVPRQAVSMGVKSILKAKRIILLAFGPKKKEAISKLLNEQVTEDVPATILHTHPNVEVYVDDEAAPDCL encoded by the coding sequence TTGAAAATTATTAATTTAGATTCAAAAAATCTTGCGTCATTTTATGTAGCATGCGAGTTGTTTAAACAAATACAGCAGCACCCTCATGCCAAACTCGGTTTAGCAACTGGTGGAACTATGACTGACGTATATCATTACTTAGTAAATTTATTAATCAAAAATAAAGTTGATGTGTCGCAGGTTGAAACATTTAATTTAGATGAATATGTAGGTTTAAAAGCAAGTCATCAACAAAGTTACCATACCTACATGAATAAAGTGCTATTTGAGCAATATCCTCATTTTGTTAAAAATCACATTCATATTCCTGATGGCTTATCAGAAAATCTAGAAGCAGAAGCGGAACGATATAACAATTTATTAGATGAAAGAGGGCCAATCGATATTCAAATTTTAGGAATTGGAGAAAATGGTCACATTGGTTTTAATGAACCAGGGACTGACTTCAATAGTGAAACACATGTGGTGAACTTAACAGAAAGCACCATAAAAGCAAATAGTCGATTTTTTGACAATGAAAAGGATGTTCCTAGACAAGCAGTTTCAATGGGGGTAAAAAGTATTTTAAAAGCAAAAAGGATTATCCTACTCGCATTTGGTCCAAAGAAAAAAGAGGCTATAAGTAAACTGTTAAATGAACAGGTTACCGAAGATGTACCTGCGACCATTTTACACACACACCCTAATGTTGAAGTTTATGTAGACGATGAAGCAGCGCCAGATTGTTTATAA
- a CDS encoding YojF family protein, which translates to MLEPIKEQEVLDLLTSYSNQPVYLHVETTNGAYANHFDQRVFNAGTFLRNIVVTFEHAQLKGGDKDPYRVGLKLKDGGWVYVQGLTHYEVNENNEFLIAGFNYEGQLAATIEISKQPFTI; encoded by the coding sequence GTGTTGGAACCAATTAAAGAACAAGAAGTGCTAGATTTATTAACTTCTTACTCAAATCAGCCTGTTTACCTACACGTTGAAACAACAAATGGTGCTTATGCAAATCATTTCGATCAACGCGTATTTAACGCTGGAACATTTTTAAGAAATATTGTCGTGACTTTTGAACATGCACAACTTAAAGGCGGCGACAAAGATCCATATCGTGTAGGTCTTAAATTAAAAGATGGTGGCTGGGTTTACGTGCAAGGACTTACGCACTATGAAGTTAATGAGAATAACGAATTTTTAATTGCAGGTTTTAATTATGAAGGACAATTGGCTGCTACAATAGAAATAAGTAAACAGCCATTTACTATATAA
- the bshB2 gene encoding bacillithiol biosynthesis deacetylase BshB2 translates to MTDERHVLVIFPHPDDETFSSAGTIASYIEKGIPVTYACLTLGQMGRNLGNPPFATRESLPFIRERELEEACKAIGITDLRKMGLRDKTVEFEPYDQMDQMIQSLIDETNPSLIISFYPKFAVHPDHEATAEAVVRTVGRMHESDRPRLTLVAFSNDASEILGEPDIQNDISQYSDIKLKAFEAHASQTGPFLKQLASPEIDGQAQSFLKIEPFWTYHFES, encoded by the coding sequence ATGACTGATGAAAGACACGTACTTGTGATTTTCCCCCATCCTGATGATGAAACTTTTTCGTCTGCTGGAACTATCGCAAGTTATATTGAAAAAGGTATTCCCGTCACATATGCATGTCTTACCCTAGGACAAATGGGACGTAATCTAGGTAACCCTCCTTTTGCAACAAGAGAATCTTTACCATTTATACGTGAACGTGAGTTAGAAGAAGCATGCAAAGCAATTGGGATTACAGATTTAAGGAAAATGGGGTTAAGAGATAAAACTGTTGAATTTGAACCTTACGATCAAATGGATCAAATGATTCAATCACTTATTGACGAAACAAATCCATCATTAATTATTTCGTTCTATCCTAAATTTGCAGTTCACCCTGATCACGAGGCAACTGCAGAAGCTGTAGTACGTACAGTTGGACGCATGCATGAATCAGATCGACCCCGTCTTACACTTGTAGCGTTTAGCAATGATGCATCAGAAATTCTTGGAGAACCTGATATTCAAAATGACATATCTCAATATAGTGATATAAAACTTAAAGCTTTTGAAGCACATGCTTCACAAACAGGACCATTTTTAAAACAACTTGCTAGTCCCGAAATAGATGGTCAAGCACAAAGTTTCTTAAAAATAGAGCCATTTTGGACATATCACTTTGAATCTTAA
- the folE2 gene encoding GTP cyclohydrolase FolE2, whose protein sequence is MTEFDLSTREGRWKHFGSVDPVKGTKPTTKNEMTDLQSTHKNFLFEIEEVGIKNLTYPVLIDQYQTAGLFSFSTSLNKNEKGINMSRILESVEKHYDNGIELEFNTLHQLLRTLQDKMNQNAAGVDVSGKWFFDRYSPVTNIKAVGHADVTYGLAIENHTVTRKELTIQAKVTTLCPCSKEISEYSAHNQRGIVTVKAYLDKNNDVIDDYKDKILDAMEANASSILYPILKRPDEKRVTERAYENPRFVEDLIRLIAADLVEFDWIEGFDIECRNEESIHQHDAFARLKYRK, encoded by the coding sequence ATGACAGAATTTGACTTATCCACTAGAGAGGGTCGTTGGAAACATTTCGGTTCTGTTGACCCTGTCAAAGGTACGAAACCAACTACTAAAAATGAAATGACCGATTTACAAAGTACTCATAAAAATTTCTTATTTGAAATAGAGGAAGTAGGCATTAAAAATTTAACTTATCCAGTTTTAATTGATCAGTACCAAACAGCTGGTTTATTTAGTTTTTCAACGAGTTTAAATAAAAATGAAAAAGGCATTAATATGAGTCGCATATTAGAAAGCGTTGAAAAACATTATGATAATGGCATTGAACTTGAATTTAACACACTACATCAATTGTTGCGTACTCTACAAGATAAAATGAATCAAAATGCTGCAGGTGTTGATGTGTCAGGTAAATGGTTCTTTGATCGTTATAGTCCTGTGACTAATATTAAAGCTGTAGGCCACGCAGATGTTACTTATGGTTTGGCTATTGAAAATCATACCGTTACACGCAAAGAATTAACTATTCAAGCCAAAGTAACAACACTATGTCCTTGCTCAAAAGAAATTAGTGAATATTCCGCACATAATCAACGTGGTATCGTTACAGTTAAAGCATATTTAGATAAAAATAATGATGTCATCGATGATTATAAAGATAAAATTTTAGACGCTATGGAAGCCAACGCTAGTTCTATCTTATATCCAATCTTAAAACGTCCTGATGAAAAACGAGTAACAGAACGCGCTTATGAAAATCCACGATTTGTTGAAGATTTAATTCGACTAATTGCAGCTGACTTAGTTGAATTTGACTGGATTGAAGGGTTCGATATTGAATGTCGTAATGAAGAGTCTATCCACCAGCATGATGCTTTCGCACGTCTGAAATATCGCAAATAA
- a CDS encoding glycosyltransferase, with amino-acid sequence MYYFVGNNIGHKTAGIEKAMINRLNLFKAYHYQAKILLLAWNRYLTQTASQYINSEDYVNMYDYFQEASNVTSVFSKNWLHYWRNECGYTIKPVSETNDVRIYDQQQFIMYAHFADEAYQKIDYINYFDTSRRKIKRELYDTRGFLSCVRVLSTDQKIQAEYYLSPQGNVKIEKYYDINSNHPYEAKKIILNHLGKTHFLNNETELGAFFIETIYQNSDLFFSDRNLVTSHIFNIVASYIPVIAVLHSTHVKDVTDLAHSPIKNVYKGVFEHLQRYKAIIVSTQQQKADVIERISGVIPVYAIPVGYSSIDMKDYSNENKYVSPKKIISVARYSPEKQLIQQIELINKLKDSFPNIELHMYGFGKEEQHLKERIQELGLEKHVILRGFLKDLTDEYQDAYLNLITSNMEGFSLALLECESHGVPSISYDIQYGPGELIQDGKNGYLVEKNNQHMLFEKVKLLLNNPQLQQSFSHHCIETAQKYSRTQIMLLWKNLLQHFN; translated from the coding sequence ATGTACTATTTTGTAGGTAATAACATCGGTCATAAAACTGCTGGTATAGAAAAAGCAATGATTAATCGGTTAAACCTATTTAAAGCATATCATTATCAAGCTAAAATTTTATTACTAGCATGGAATCGCTATTTAACTCAAACAGCATCGCAATATATTAATAGCGAAGATTATGTAAACATGTATGATTATTTTCAAGAAGCAAGTAACGTAACATCAGTGTTCAGTAAAAATTGGCTTCATTACTGGAGAAATGAATGTGGTTATACTATAAAACCGGTTTCTGAGACAAATGACGTTCGGATATATGATCAACAACAATTTATAATGTATGCGCATTTTGCTGATGAAGCTTATCAAAAAATTGATTACATTAATTATTTTGACACATCTAGAAGAAAAATAAAAAGAGAGTTATACGATACACGCGGATTTTTAAGTTGTGTTAGAGTCTTATCAACGGACCAAAAAATACAAGCGGAGTACTATCTTTCTCCTCAAGGAAACGTGAAAATTGAAAAGTATTATGATATTAATTCAAATCATCCCTATGAGGCAAAAAAGATTATATTAAATCATTTAGGTAAAACGCACTTTTTAAACAATGAAACTGAGCTAGGTGCTTTTTTTATTGAAACAATATATCAAAATAGTGACTTATTCTTTAGCGATCGTAACCTTGTTACATCACATATATTTAACATAGTTGCATCTTACATCCCTGTTATTGCAGTGTTACATAGCACTCATGTTAAAGACGTTACTGATTTAGCGCATTCACCAATCAAAAATGTTTATAAAGGGGTTTTTGAACATTTACAAAGGTATAAAGCCATCATTGTTTCAACCCAACAACAAAAAGCTGACGTAATTGAGAGAATCAGTGGAGTTATTCCAGTATATGCTATTCCAGTTGGCTATTCATCTATCGATATGAAAGATTACTCTAATGAAAATAAATATGTTTCACCTAAGAAAATTATTTCTGTCGCAAGATACTCACCTGAAAAGCAATTGATACAACAAATCGAACTTATTAATAAGCTTAAAGATTCATTTCCAAATATCGAACTACATATGTATGGTTTTGGTAAAGAAGAACAACATTTAAAAGAACGAATTCAAGAATTAGGATTAGAAAAGCACGTAATATTAAGAGGTTTTTTAAAAGATTTAACTGATGAATATCAAGATGCATATCTAAATTTAATAACAAGTAATATGGAAGGCTTTTCCTTAGCATTATTAGAATGTGAGTCACATGGTGTACCTTCTATCAGTTATGATATTCAATATGGTCCAGGTGAATTGATACAGGATGGTAAGAATGGATATTTAGTAGAAAAGAATAATCAACACATGCTATTTGAAAAAGTAAAATTATTGCTCAACAACCCTCAACTTCAACAGTCTTTTTCTCACCATTGTATTGAAACTGCACAAAAGTATTCTCGAACACAAATCATGTTACTGTGGAAAAATTTACTTCAACATTTTAACTAA
- a CDS encoding SdrD B-like domain-containing protein: protein MINKKNNLLTKKKPITNKSNKYAIRKFTVGTASIVIGATLLFGLGHNEAKAEENSVQDFKDSNTDDELSDSNDQSSDEEENDVINNNQSINSDDNNQINKKEETNNNDGIEKSSEDRTESTTNVDENEATFLQKSPQDNTHLTEEEVKEPSSVESSNSSIDTAQQPSHTTINREESVQTSDNVEDSHVSDFANSKIKESNTESGKEENTIEQPNKVKEDSTTSQPSGYTNIDEKISNQDELLNLPINEYENKARPLSTTSAQPSIKRVTVNQLAAEQGSNVNHLIKVTDQSITEGYDDSEGVIKAHDAENLIYDVTFEVDDKVKSGDTMTVDIDKNTVPSDLTDSFTIPKIKDNSGEIIATGTYDNKNKQITYTFTDYVDKYENIKAHLKLTSYIDKSKVPNNNTKLDVEYKTALSSVNKTITVEYQRPNENRTANLQSMFTNIDTKNHTVEQTIYINPLRYSAKETNVNISGNGDEGSTIIDDSTIIKVYKVGDNQNLPDSNRIYDYSEYEDVTNDDYAQLGNNNDVNINFGNIDSPYIIKVISKYDPNKDDYTTIQQTVTMQTTINEYTGEFRTASYDNTIAFSTSSGQGQGDLPPEKTYKIGDYVWEDVDKDGIQNTNDNEKPLSNVLVTLTYPDGTSKSVRTDEDGKYQFDGLKNGLTYKITFETPEGYTPTLKHSGTNPALDSEGNSVWVTINGQDDMTIDSGFYQTPKYSLGNYVWYDTNKDGIQGDDEKGISGVKVTLKDENGNIISTTTTDENGKYQFDNLNSGNYIVHFDKPSGMTQTTTDSGDDDEQDADGEEVHVTITDHDDFSIDNGYYDDESDSDSDSDSDSDSDSDSDSDSDSDSDSDSDSDSDSDSDSDSDSDSDSDSDSDSDSDSDSDSDSDSDSDSDSDSDSDSDSDSDSDSDSDSDSDSDSDSDSDSDSDSDSDSDSDSDSDSDSDSDSDSDSDSDSDSDSDSDSDSDSDSDSDSDSDSDSDSDSDSDSDSDSDSDSDSDSDSDSDSDSDSDSDSDSDSDSDSDSDSDSDSDSDSDSDSDSDSDSDSDSGSDSDSDNDSDSDNDSDLGNSSDKSTKDKLPDTGANEDYGSKGTLLGTLFAGLGALLLGKRRKNRKNKN, encoded by the coding sequence ATGATTAATAAAAAAAATAATTTACTAACTAAAAAGAAACCTATAACAAATAAATCCAATAAATATGCAATTAGAAAATTCACAGTAGGTACAGCATCTATTGTAATAGGTGCAACATTATTGTTTGGTTTAGGTCATAATGAGGCCAAAGCCGAGGAGAATTCAGTACAAGACTTTAAAGATTCGAATACGGATGATGAATTATCAGATAGTAATGATCAGTCTAGTGATGAAGAAGAGAATGATGTAATTAATAATAATCAGTCAATAAACTCTGATGATAATAACCAAATAAATAAAAAAGAAGAAACGAATAACAACGATGGTATAGAAAAAAGCTCAGAAGATAGAACAGAGTCAACAACAAATGTAGATGAAAACGAAGCAACATTTTTACAAAAGTCCCCTCAAGATAATACTCATCTTACAGAAGAAGAGGTAAAAGAACCCTCATCAGTCGAATCCTCAAATTCATCAATTGATACTGCCCAACAACCATCTCACACAACAATAAATAGAGAAGAATCTGTTCAAACAAGTGATAATGTAGAAGATTCACACGTATCAGATTTTGCTAACTCTAAAATAAAAGAGAGTAACACTGAATCTGGTAAAGAAGAGAATACTATAGAGCAACCTAATAAAGTAAAAGAAGATTCAACAACAAGTCAGCCGTCTGGCTATACAAATATAGATGAAAAAATTTCAAATCAAGATGAGTTATTAAATTTACCAATAAATGAATATGAAAATAAGGCTAGACCATTATCTACAACATCTGCCCAACCATCGATTAAACGTGTAACCGTAAATCAATTAGCGGCGGAACAAGGTTCGAATGTTAACCATTTAATTAAAGTTACTGATCAAAGTATTACTGAAGGATATGATGATAGTGAAGGTGTTATTAAAGCACATGATGCTGAAAACTTAATCTATGATGTAACTTTTGAAGTAGATGATAAGGTGAAATCTGGTGATACGATGACAGTGGATATAGATAAGAATACAGTTCCATCAGATTTAACCGATAGCTTTACAATACCAAAAATAAAAGATAATTCTGGAGAAATCATCGCTACAGGTACTTATGATAACAAAAATAAACAAATCACCTATACTTTTACAGATTATGTAGATAAGTATGAAAATATTAAAGCACACCTTAAATTAACGTCATACATTGATAAATCAAAGGTTCCAAATAATAATACCAAGTTAGATGTAGAATATAAAACGGCCCTTTCATCAGTAAATAAAACAATTACGGTTGAATATCAAAGACCTAACGAAAATCGGACTGCTAACCTTCAAAGTATGTTTACAAACATAGATACGAAAAATCATACAGTTGAGCAAACGATTTATATTAACCCTCTTCGTTATTCAGCCAAGGAAACAAATGTAAATATTTCAGGGAATGGTGATGAAGGTTCAACAATTATAGACGATAGCACAATAATTAAAGTTTATAAGGTTGGAGATAATCAAAATTTACCAGATAGTAACAGAATTTATGATTACAGTGAATATGAAGATGTCACAAATGATGATTATGCCCAATTAGGAAATAATAATGATGTGAATATTAATTTTGGTAATATAGATTCACCATATATTATTAAAGTTATTAGTAAATATGACCCTAATAAGGATGATTACACGACTATACAGCAAACTGTGACAATGCAGACGACTATAAATGAGTATACTGGTGAGTTTAGAACAGCATCCTATGATAATACAATTGCTTTCTCTACAAGTTCAGGTCAAGGACAAGGTGACTTGCCTCCTGAAAAAACTTATAAAATCGGAGATTACGTATGGGAAGATGTAGATAAAGATGGTATTCAAAATACAAATGATAATGAAAAACCGCTTAGTAATGTATTGGTAACTTTGACGTATCCTGATGGAACTTCAAAATCAGTCAGAACAGATGAAGATGGGAAATATCAATTTGATGGATTGAAAAACGGATTGACTTATAAAATTACATTCGAAACACCTGAAGGATATACGCCGACGCTTAAACATTCAGGAACAAATCCTGCACTAGACTCAGAAGGTAATTCTGTATGGGTAACTATTAATGGACAAGACGATATGACGATTGATAGTGGATTTTATCAAACACCTAAATACAGCTTAGGGAACTATGTATGGTATGACACTAATAAAGATGGTATTCAAGGTGATGATGAAAAAGGAATCTCTGGAGTTAAAGTGACGTTAAAAGATGAAAACGGAAATATCATTAGTACAACTACAACCGATGAAAATGGAAAGTATCAATTTGATAATTTAAATAGTGGTAATTATATTGTTCATTTTGATAAACCTTCAGGTATGACTCAAACAACAACAGATTCTGGTGATGATGACGAACAGGATGCTGATGGGGAAGAAGTTCATGTAACAATTACTGATCATGATGACTTTAGTATAGACAACGGATACTATGATGACGAATCGGATTCCGATAGTGACTCAGACAGCGACTCAGATTCCGATAGTGATTCAGACTCCGATAGCGACTCGGATTCAGACAGCGACTCAGATTCAGACAGCGACTCGGATTCAGACAGTGATTCAGATTCAGACAGCGACTCGGATTCCGATAGCGACTCGGATTCAGACAGCGACTCGGATTCTGATAGCGACTCGGATTCAGACAGCGACTCAGACTCAGACAGTGATTCAGATTCAGACAGCGACTCAGATTCCGATAGTGATTCAGACTCAGACAGCGACTCAGATTCTGATAGTGATTCAGACTCAGACAGTGATTCAGATTCAGACAGCGACTCAGATTCCGATAGTGATTCAGACTCAGACAGCGACTCAGATTCCGATAGTGATTCAGACTCAGACAGCGACTCAGATTCTGATAGTGATTCAGACTCAGACAGTGATTCAGATTCCGATAGTGATTCAGACTCCGATAGCGACTCAGACTCGGATAGTGACTCAGATTCTGATAGTGATTCAGACTCAGACAGTGATTCGGATTCCGATAGTGATTCAGACTCAGACAGCGACTCAGATTCCGATAGTGATTCAGACTCAGACAGCGACTCAGATTCTGATAGTGATTCAGACTCAGACAGTGATTCAGATTCCGATAGTGATTCAGACTCAGGCAGTGATTCGGATTCCGATAATGATTCAGACTCAGACAACGACTCAGATTTAGGCAATAGCTCAGATAAGAGTACAAAAGATAAATTACCTGATACAGGAGCTAATGAAGATTATGGCTCTAAAGGCACGTTACTTGGAACTCTGTTTGCAGGTTTAGGAGCGTTATTATTAGGGAAACGTCGCAAAAATAGAAAAAATAAAAATTAA
- a CDS encoding NADPH-dependent FMN reductase — MKGLIIIGSAQVGSHTNALSKYLKGQLGEHDVEVEIFDLAEKPIHQLDFAGTTQAVDEIKNNVKSLQNKAMEADFLILGTPNYHGSFSGILKNALDHLNMDHFKMKPVGLICNSGGIVSSEPLSHLRVIVRSLLGIAVPTQIATHDSDYAKLEDGTLYLEDNEFQLRSKLFVDQIVSFVTNSPYEHLK; from the coding sequence ATGAAAGGTTTAATTATTATAGGGAGTGCTCAAGTAGGGTCTCATACGAACGCTTTATCAAAATATTTAAAAGGTCAACTCGGCGAACATGATGTTGAGGTGGAAATCTTTGACCTAGCTGAGAAACCCATTCATCAATTGGATTTTGCTGGTACAACACAAGCAGTTGATGAAATTAAAAACAATGTCAAATCTTTACAAAATAAAGCAATGGAAGCAGATTTCTTAATTTTAGGAACGCCAAATTATCATGGATCGTTTTCAGGTATTCTTAAAAATGCACTTGACCACCTTAATATGGACCATTTCAAAATGAAACCCGTGGGACTCATTTGCAATAGTGGAGGAATAGTAAGTTCTGAGCCATTATCACACTTGAGAGTCATCGTACGTAGTTTACTTGGTATTGCTGTACCAACGCAAATTGCTACACATGATTCTGATTATGCTAAATTAGAAGATGGTACCTTATACTTAGAAGATAATGAATTTCAACTACGTTCAAAATTGTTTGTTGATCAAATTGTATCCTTCGTAACAAATAGTCCATATGAACACTTAAAATAA